A window of Apium graveolens cultivar Ventura chromosome 8, ASM990537v1, whole genome shotgun sequence contains these coding sequences:
- the LOC141679881 gene encoding uncharacterized protein LOC141679881 yields MAKECTVSRNTGGGGAGGDSGSCNQQKPTARVFALTANQATASSCIILGTLLVGRRDAYVLFDTGSTHSVVSLSFVRHLGVPPSLLYPHMSISTPMGNSVIIFDVYRECLIADGHRNCKDEPRIEDYPVVNEYEDVFPNELPGLPPHREVEFTIELFPGAEPISKAPYRMAPLELQESKEHLQELLDKGFIRQSVFPWGAPLCL; encoded by the exons ATGGCAAAAGAATGTACAGTGTCACGCAACACTGGTGGAGGAGGCGCTGGCGGTGATAGTGGCAGTTGCAATCAACAGAAACCTACAGCCAGAGTGTTTGCTTTGACTGCAAATCAGGCAACAGCTAGTTCATGTATCATTTTAGGAACACTTCTTGTTGGTAGACGTGAtgcttatgtgttatttgatacaGGTTCTACACATTCTGTTGTGTCTTTATCATTTGTTCGTCATCTTGGCGTTCCACCTTCATTATTATATCCTCATATGTCTATTTCTACCCCGATGGGGAATTCTGTTATTATTTTTGATGTGTATCGAGAGTGTCTGATAGCTGATGGACATAGAAATTGTAAG GATGAACCTCGCATCGAGGATTATCCAGTTGTGAACGAGTATGAAGATGTGTTCCCCAATGAGCTACCAGGTTTGCCACCACATAGAGAGGTGGAGTTTACTATTGAACTTTTTCCAGGTGCTGAGCCTATTTCTAAGGCGCCTTACCGAATGGCACCACTTGAGTTACAAGAATCGAAGGAGCATTTGCAGGAGTTGTTGGATAAAGGATTTATCAGGCAAAGTGTGTTTCCATGGGGAGCTCCTCTATGTTTGTGA